In Oryza brachyantha chromosome 1, ObraRS2, whole genome shotgun sequence, the following are encoded in one genomic region:
- the LOC102704195 gene encoding protein FLOWERING LOCUS T-like: MSANSLVLGRVIGDVVDPFSPAVTLRVSYNGVRVVNGEDLRPSAVAARPRVEVGSGDDIRDYSYTLVMVDPDAPNPSNPTLREYLHWLVTDIPGATDANYGREVVCYESPRPAAGIHRVAVVLFRQMAHGTVGQPPLLRHNFSTRSFADDHGLGAPAAAAFFTCQPEGGTGGRRFTPLRSPPAGQ; encoded by the exons ATGTCGGCGAACAGCCTGGTGCTGGGGCGGGTGATCGGCGACGTGGTGGACCCGTTCTCGCCGGCGGTGACGCTCCGCGTCTCGTACAACGGCGTGCGGGTCGTCAACGGCGAAGACCTCAGgccgtcggcggtggcggcgaggccccGCGTCGAGGTCGGATCAGGAGACGACATCCGCGACTACTCCTACACGCTC GTTATGGTGGATCCAGATGCTCcaaacccaagcaatcccacgtTGAGAGAGTACTTACACTG GCTGGTTACAGATATTCCTGGTGCAACTGATGCAAACTATG GGCGAGAGGTGGTGTGCTACGAGAGcccccggccggcggcggggatcCACCGGGTGGCGGTGGTGCTGTTCCGGCAGATGGCGCACGGCACCGTGGGgcagccgccgctgctccgccACAACTTCTCCACCCGCAGCTTCGCCGACGACCACGGCCTcggcgcgcccgccgccgccgccttcttcacCTGCCAGCCCGagggcggcaccggcggccgccgcttcACCCCGTTACGGTCACCGCCGGCCGGTCAATGA